A stretch of the Streptomyces ortus genome encodes the following:
- a CDS encoding SDR family NAD(P)-dependent oxidoreductase, with amino-acid sequence MPVIAVIGAGPGLGLSIARRFGREGFQVALVSRTQDKLDALAAQLAEDGIEAAGFAADVTRPDSLQSALAAVTDRFGAVDVLEYSPADPAFAGAAAVDATAQDLHKQLDYYLYGAVAAVRQVLPAMLERRSGTLLFTTGASSIRPSGGAFGSIGVAAAALRNYAMALGIDLAERGVHAAHVAIGVYIGSGPGTEPETIAEHYWDAYTKRDQAEIIHTVPGGIR; translated from the coding sequence ATGCCCGTCATCGCCGTCATCGGGGCAGGCCCCGGCCTGGGCCTGTCCATCGCCCGCCGCTTCGGAAGGGAGGGTTTCCAGGTCGCCCTGGTCTCCCGGACCCAGGACAAGCTCGACGCGCTCGCCGCACAGCTCGCCGAGGACGGCATCGAGGCCGCAGGCTTCGCCGCGGACGTGACGCGTCCCGACTCGCTGCAGTCGGCGCTCGCCGCGGTCACCGACCGGTTCGGGGCCGTCGACGTACTGGAGTACTCGCCCGCCGACCCCGCCTTCGCCGGCGCCGCCGCCGTCGACGCCACGGCGCAGGACCTCCACAAGCAACTCGACTACTACCTGTACGGAGCGGTCGCCGCGGTCCGTCAGGTGCTGCCCGCCATGCTCGAACGCCGCAGTGGCACCCTGCTGTTCACCACGGGCGCCTCCTCCATCCGGCCGAGCGGCGGCGCGTTCGGCAGCATCGGCGTCGCGGCGGCGGCGCTGCGCAACTACGCCATGGCCCTGGGCATCGACCTCGCCGAGCGGGGGGTGCACGCCGCGCACGTGGCGATCGGGGTGTACATCGGCAGCGGTCCCGGCACCGAGCCCGAGACCATCGCCGAGCACTACTGGGACGCCTACACCAAGCGCGACCAGGCCGAGATCATCCACACCGTCCCCGGCGGCATCAGGTGA
- the rplM gene encoding 50S ribosomal protein L13, protein MRTFSPKPGDITRQWYVIDAQDVVLGRLATTAANILRGKHKPIYAPHVDAGDFVIIINADKVHLSGNKKTQKLAYRHSGYPGGLRSVRYDELLAKNPEKAVEKAIKGMIPKNTLGRQVLSKLKIYSGDQHPHAAQQPVPFEITQVAQ, encoded by the coding sequence GTGCGTACGTTCAGCCCCAAGCCCGGCGACATCACTCGCCAGTGGTACGTCATCGACGCCCAGGATGTCGTCCTGGGTCGTCTGGCCACCACTGCCGCGAACATTCTGCGGGGCAAGCACAAGCCGATTTACGCCCCGCACGTCGACGCTGGTGACTTCGTCATCATCATCAACGCCGACAAGGTGCACCTCTCCGGCAACAAGAAGACCCAGAAGCTGGCGTACCGCCACTCCGGTTACCCGGGTGGTCTGCGCTCCGTCCGTTACGACGAGCTGCTGGCGAAGAACCCCGAGAAGGCTGTCGAGAAGGCCATCAAGGGCATGATCCCCAAGAACACCCTGGGCCGTCAGGTGCTCTCGAAGCTGAAGATCTACTCGGGCGACCAGCACCCGCACGCTGCACAGCAGCCGGTGCCGTTCGAGATCACCCAGGTCGCGCAGTAG
- the rpsI gene encoding 30S ribosomal protein S9 encodes MAETTVEQPVEETEAVDVESYTTESEAPAVEGEYTSESLAGRFGDPQPAAGLGRRKNAIARVRIVPGTGKWKVNGRTLEDYFPNKVHQQEVNEPFKVLELDGRYDVVARISGGGVSGQAGALRLGVARALNEADVDNNRGALKKAGYLKRDDRAVERKKAGLKKARKAPQYSKR; translated from the coding sequence GTGGCCGAGACCACCGTTGAGCAGCCGGTCGAAGAGACCGAGGCTGTTGACGTAGAGAGCTACACCACCGAGTCCGAGGCCCCCGCCGTCGAGGGCGAGTACACCTCGGAGTCGCTCGCAGGCCGCTTCGGCGACCCGCAGCCGGCCGCAGGCCTGGGCCGTCGCAAGAACGCCATCGCCCGCGTCCGGATCGTCCCGGGCACCGGCAAGTGGAAGGTCAACGGGCGCACGCTCGAGGACTACTTCCCGAACAAGGTGCACCAGCAGGAAGTCAACGAGCCCTTCAAGGTGCTCGAGCTCGACGGCCGCTACGACGTGGTCGCCCGTATCTCGGGTGGCGGCGTCTCCGGTCAGGCCGGTGCCCTGCGCCTCGGCGTGGCCCGCGCGCTGAACGAGGCCGACGTGGACAACAACCGCGGCGCCCTCAAGAAGGCCGGTTACCTCAAGCGTGACGACCGTGCGGTCGAGCGCAAGAAGGCCGGTCTCAAGAAGGCCCGTAAGGCTCCGCAGTACAGCAAGCGCTAA
- the glmM gene encoding phosphoglucosamine mutase — protein sequence MGRLFGTDGVRGVANADLTAELTLGLSVAAAHVLAEAGTFEGHRPTAVVGRDPRASGEFLEAAVVAGLASAGVDVLRVGVLPTPAVAYLTGALGADLGVMLSASHNAMPDNGVKFFARGGHKLADELEDRIESVYEEHRTGAPWDRPTGSGVGRVRSYEEGFEKYAAHLLAAVPNRLDGLKVVLDEAHGAAARVSPEAFTRAGAEIVTIGAEPDGLNINDGCGSTHLGLLKAAVLEHGADLGIAHDGDADRCLAVDHTGAEVDGDQILAVLALAMRERSELRSDTVVATVMSNLGFKLAMEREGVSLVQTGVGDRYVLEEMKSHDYALGGEQSGHVIILDHATTGDGTLTGLLLAARVAQTGRTLRDLASVMERLPQVLINVPDVDRSRVSTSAELASAVAEAERELGATGRVLLRPSGTEPLVRVMVEAADIDQARSVAGRLADAVKSALG from the coding sequence GTGGGACGACTCTTCGGGACGGACGGCGTACGCGGTGTCGCCAACGCGGATCTGACGGCGGAGCTCACGCTCGGCCTCTCCGTGGCGGCGGCGCACGTACTGGCCGAAGCGGGAACCTTCGAAGGCCACCGGCCGACGGCGGTGGTCGGACGGGACCCGCGTGCGTCCGGGGAGTTCCTGGAGGCCGCCGTGGTCGCGGGCCTCGCCAGCGCCGGTGTGGACGTGCTGCGCGTCGGCGTCCTGCCGACCCCCGCGGTGGCGTATCTCACGGGTGCGCTCGGTGCCGACCTCGGTGTGATGCTCTCCGCGAGCCACAACGCCATGCCGGACAACGGAGTCAAGTTCTTCGCCCGCGGCGGGCACAAGCTCGCCGACGAGCTGGAGGACCGGATCGAGTCCGTCTACGAGGAGCACCGGACCGGCGCGCCCTGGGACCGGCCGACCGGCTCCGGCGTCGGCCGCGTCCGCTCGTACGAGGAGGGCTTCGAGAAGTACGCCGCCCACCTCCTCGCCGCCGTTCCGAACCGGCTGGACGGGCTCAAGGTCGTCCTCGACGAGGCGCACGGCGCTGCCGCGCGGGTCTCGCCCGAGGCCTTCACGCGCGCGGGCGCCGAGATCGTCACGATCGGCGCCGAGCCCGACGGCCTCAACATCAACGACGGCTGCGGCTCCACGCATCTCGGTCTGCTGAAGGCCGCCGTCCTCGAGCACGGCGCCGACCTCGGCATCGCGCACGACGGTGACGCGGACCGGTGCCTCGCCGTGGACCACACCGGTGCGGAGGTCGACGGGGACCAGATCCTGGCCGTCCTCGCGCTCGCGATGCGGGAGCGGTCCGAGCTGCGGTCCGACACCGTCGTCGCCACGGTCATGTCGAACCTCGGGTTCAAGCTGGCCATGGAGCGTGAAGGGGTGTCCCTCGTGCAGACCGGGGTGGGTGACCGGTATGTGCTGGAGGAGATGAAGAGCCACGACTACGCGCTCGGCGGCGAGCAGTCGGGGCACGTGATCATCCTGGATCACGCGACAACCGGCGACGGGACGCTGACGGGGCTGCTGCTCGCGGCCCGGGTCGCGCAGACCGGGCGTACGTTGCGGGATCTCGCGTCCGTGATGGAGCGGTTGCCGCAGGTGCTCATCAATGTGCCCGATGTCGATCGGTCGCGGGTGTCCACGTCCGCGGAGCTCGCGTCCGCCGTGGCGGAGGCCGAGCGGGAGCTGGGGGCCACGGGGCGGGTGCTGTTGCGGCCGTCCGGGACCGAGCCGCTTGTGCGGGTCATGGTCGAGGCGGCTGATATCGATCAGGCTCGGTCTGTGGCGGGGCGGCTTGCTGATGCGGTGAAGTCCGCGCTGGGGTGA
- a CDS encoding DUF389 domain-containing protein, whose protein sequence is MLHLRLITPSDRTEAVIRLIGATVGTTHLAVVPGAARDPAGDLVMVDVAREAGDELIGGLCELKIDTDGSIAVEDIDLSLSKRADQAEEDAPGEGADAVLWEQLTEATHEESTLSVTYLAFITLATMIAACGVVLDNAILIVGAMAVGPEFGPLAGFSTAVVRRRPRLALRSLIALLVGFAVAMAVTVLFSLLMDGLGLFTEDMLEGDRPNTAFVYAPDPFSFVVAVLAGIAGTLSLTSAKSGLLVGVAISVTTVPAAANAAVALSYGDTSQTIGSTNQLLLNLAGITLAGTLTLLTQKHLWKSQKGRSPAP, encoded by the coding sequence ATGCTGCACCTACGCCTGATCACCCCGTCCGACCGGACCGAGGCGGTGATCCGCCTGATCGGGGCGACCGTCGGTACGACCCATCTGGCGGTCGTACCGGGCGCCGCCCGCGATCCCGCCGGCGACCTCGTCATGGTCGACGTGGCCCGCGAGGCGGGCGACGAACTGATCGGCGGGCTGTGCGAGCTGAAGATCGACACGGATGGCTCGATCGCCGTCGAGGACATCGACCTGTCGCTGTCGAAGCGGGCGGACCAGGCGGAGGAGGACGCACCCGGCGAGGGCGCCGACGCGGTCCTGTGGGAGCAGCTGACGGAGGCGACCCACGAGGAGTCGACGCTCTCGGTCACCTACCTGGCCTTCATCACGCTCGCCACGATGATCGCGGCCTGCGGTGTGGTCCTCGACAACGCGATCCTGATCGTGGGCGCGATGGCGGTGGGCCCGGAGTTCGGCCCGCTGGCGGGGTTCAGCACGGCGGTCGTCCGCCGCCGCCCGCGCCTGGCACTGCGCTCGCTCATCGCACTGCTCGTGGGCTTCGCGGTGGCGATGGCGGTGACCGTGCTGTTCAGCCTGCTGATGGACGGCCTGGGTCTGTTCACCGAGGACATGCTGGAGGGCGACCGGCCCAACACGGCCTTCGTCTACGCCCCCGACCCGTTCTCGTTCGTCGTGGCGGTCCTCGCGGGCATCGCCGGCACGCTCTCCCTGACCTCGGCCAAGTCGGGCCTGCTGGTGGGGGTGGCGATCTCCGTCACGACGGTCCCGGCCGCCGCCAACGCGGCGGTCGCCCTCAGCTACGGAGACACGTCCCAGACGATCGGCTCCACCAACCAACTGCTCCTGAACCTGGCAGGCATCACCCTGGCAGGCACCCTCACCCTCCTGACCCAGAAACACCTCTGGAAAAGCCAGAAAGGCCGCTCCCCAGCCCCCTGA
- the coaA gene encoding type I pantothenate kinase gives MISSVPPLPRSAHRPRPEATPYVDLTRAQWSALREKTPLPLTAEEVERLRGLGDVIDLDEVRDIYLPLSRLLNLYVGATDGLRGALNTFLGEKGSQSGTPFVIGVAGSVAVGKSTVARLLQALLSRWPEHPRVERVTTDGFLLPTKELQARGLMSRKGFPESYDRRALTRFVADIKAGKDEVTAPVYSHLIYDIVPDERLTVRRPDILIVEGLNVLQPALPGKDGRTRVGLADYFDFSVYVDARAEDVERWYLNRFRRLRETAFQNPSSYFRKYTQVSEEEALDYARTTWRTVNKVNLLENVAPTRGRATLVVRKGQDHKVQKLSLRKL, from the coding sequence GTGATCTCATCGGTCCCACCGTTGCCGCGGAGCGCCCACCGGCCCAGGCCGGAGGCGACTCCCTACGTCGACCTCACCCGCGCCCAGTGGAGCGCGCTGCGTGAGAAGACACCTCTTCCGCTGACCGCCGAGGAGGTGGAGAGACTGCGGGGTCTCGGCGACGTCATCGACCTCGACGAGGTACGGGACATCTATCTGCCGCTGTCCCGGCTCCTCAACCTCTACGTGGGCGCGACCGACGGCCTGCGCGGCGCCCTGAACACCTTCCTCGGCGAGAAGGGGTCGCAGTCCGGTACGCCGTTCGTGATAGGCGTGGCGGGCTCGGTCGCCGTCGGCAAGTCCACCGTCGCCCGCCTCCTCCAGGCCCTGCTGTCCCGCTGGCCGGAGCATCCGCGCGTCGAGCGGGTCACCACGGACGGTTTCCTGCTGCCCACGAAGGAACTGCAGGCCCGCGGGCTGATGTCCAGGAAGGGGTTCCCGGAGTCGTACGACCGCCGGGCGCTGACCCGGTTCGTCGCCGACATCAAGGCGGGCAAGGACGAGGTGACGGCCCCGGTCTACTCCCACCTCATCTACGACATCGTCCCGGACGAACGCCTCACCGTCCGCCGCCCGGACATCCTGATCGTCGAGGGCCTGAACGTCCTGCAGCCCGCCCTGCCCGGCAAGGACGGCCGCACCCGCGTCGGCCTCGCCGACTACTTCGACTTCAGCGTGTACGTGGACGCGCGCGCCGAGGACGTCGAGCGCTGGTACCTGAACCGCTTCCGCCGGCTGCGCGAGACGGCGTTCCAGAACCCGTCCTCGTACTTCCGCAAGTACACCCAGGTCTCCGAGGAGGAGGCCCTCGACTACGCCCGTACTACCTGGCGGACCGTCAACAAGGTCAACCTCCTGGAGAACGTGGCCCCGACCCGGGGGCGCGCCACCCTCGTGGTCCGCAAGGGCCAGGACCACAAGGTCCAGAAGCTCAGCCTGCGCAAGCTCTGA
- the glmS gene encoding glutamine--fructose-6-phosphate transaminase (isomerizing): MCGIVGYVGSQSALDVVVAGLKRLEYRGYDSAGIAVLADGGMAAAKKAGKLANLEKELLERPLPAGSTGIGHTRWATHGGPTDTNAHPHLDNAGRVAVVHNGIIENFAVLRAELTERGHALSSETDTEVVAHLLAEEFSACADLAEAMRLVCGRLEGAFTLVAAHADEPDVVVGARRNSPLVVGVGEGEAFLASDVAAFIAHTRSAIELGQDQVVELRRDGVHVIGFDGSPAETRSYHVDWDVSAAEKGGYDYFMLKEIAEQPKAVADTLLGRVDASGSLTLDEVRIAPGALREVDKVVVVACGTAFHAGLIAKYAIEHWTRIPCEVELASEFRYRDPILDAQTLVIAISQSGETMDTLMALRHAREQGAKVLAVCNTNGSTIPRESDAVLYTHAGPEVAVASTKAFLTQLVACYLVALYLGQVRGTKWGDEIRAVVRDLSRIAEDVEQVLETMEPVRELARSLASKNTVLFLGRHVGYPVALEGALKLKELAYMHAEGFAAGELKHGPIALIEEDLPVVVVVPSPKGRSVLHDKIVSNIQEIRARGARTIVIAEEGDETVVPYADHLIRIPATPVLLQPLVATVPLQVFACELATARGNEVDQPRNLAKSVTVE, encoded by the coding sequence ATGTGCGGAATCGTGGGTTACGTGGGGTCGCAGTCGGCGCTCGATGTGGTGGTCGCCGGACTGAAGCGGCTGGAGTACCGGGGGTACGACTCGGCGGGCATCGCGGTGCTCGCGGACGGCGGGATGGCCGCGGCGAAGAAGGCCGGCAAGCTCGCCAACCTGGAGAAGGAGCTGCTGGAGCGGCCGTTGCCGGCCGGTTCGACGGGGATCGGGCACACGCGCTGGGCCACCCACGGCGGGCCGACGGACACGAACGCGCATCCACACCTGGACAACGCTGGACGGGTCGCGGTCGTCCACAACGGCATCATCGAGAACTTCGCCGTGCTGCGGGCCGAGCTGACCGAGCGGGGACACGCGCTCTCCTCCGAGACGGACACCGAGGTCGTCGCCCATCTGCTCGCCGAGGAGTTCTCCGCGTGCGCCGATCTGGCGGAGGCCATGCGGCTGGTGTGCGGGCGGCTCGAAGGGGCCTTCACGCTGGTGGCCGCGCACGCCGACGAGCCGGACGTGGTGGTCGGCGCCCGGCGGAACTCGCCGCTCGTCGTGGGCGTCGGTGAGGGCGAGGCCTTCCTCGCCTCGGACGTCGCCGCGTTCATCGCGCACACCCGGTCCGCGATCGAGCTGGGGCAGGATCAGGTGGTCGAGCTGCGGCGCGACGGGGTGCACGTCATCGGGTTCGACGGTTCGCCCGCCGAGACCCGCTCGTACCACGTCGACTGGGACGTGTCCGCCGCGGAGAAGGGCGGCTACGACTACTTCATGCTCAAGGAGATCGCCGAGCAGCCGAAGGCGGTCGCGGACACGCTGCTCGGCCGTGTCGACGCGAGCGGCTCGCTGACGCTCGACGAGGTACGGATCGCGCCCGGCGCGCTGCGCGAGGTCGACAAGGTCGTGGTGGTGGCCTGCGGGACGGCCTTCCACGCGGGCCTGATCGCCAAGTACGCCATCGAGCACTGGACCCGGATCCCCTGCGAGGTCGAGCTCGCGAGCGAGTTCCGCTACCGGGACCCGATCCTGGACGCGCAGACGCTGGTCATCGCCATCTCGCAGTCCGGGGAGACCATGGACACGCTGATGGCGCTGCGGCACGCGCGGGAGCAGGGCGCCAAGGTCCTGGCCGTCTGCAACACGAACGGTTCGACGATCCCGCGCGAGTCGGACGCGGTCCTCTACACGCACGCGGGTCCTGAGGTGGCGGTCGCCTCCACGAAGGCGTTCCTGACGCAGCTCGTCGCCTGCTACCTGGTCGCCCTGTACCTGGGGCAGGTGCGCGGCACGAAGTGGGGCGACGAGATCCGGGCCGTCGTACGCGACCTGTCCCGGATCGCGGAGGACGTCGAACAGGTCCTGGAGACGATGGAGCCGGTACGGGAGTTGGCGCGCTCCCTGGCCTCGAAGAACACCGTGCTGTTCCTGGGCCGGCACGTGGGCTATCCGGTCGCCCTGGAAGGCGCGCTGAAGCTGAAGGAGCTGGCGTACATGCACGCCGAGGGCTTCGCGGCGGGCGAGTTGAAGCATGGGCCGATCGCGCTGATCGAGGAGGACCTGCCGGTGGTCGTGGTCGTGCCGTCGCCGAAGGGGCGTTCGGTGCTCCACGACAAGATCGTCTCCAACATCCAGGAGATCCGGGCGCGGGGGGCGCGGACGATCGTGATCGCGGAGGAGGGGGACGAGACGGTGGTCCCCTACGCGGACCACCTGATCAGGATCCCCGCGACGCCGGTGCTGCTGCAGCCGCTGGTGGCGACGGTGCCGCTGCAGGTGTTCGCCTGCGAACTGGCTACCGCCCGGGGCAACGAGGTGGATCAGCCGCGCAACTTGGCGAAGTCGGTGACGGTGGAGTAG
- a CDS encoding DUF397 domain-containing protein, giving the protein MTTPSNWRKSSHSGEGDGNECVEIAITPTLIAVRDSKTPARAPLTFPAGAFAPFVDALKGVDYSTVTDFAKLRG; this is encoded by the coding sequence ATGACCACCCCTAGCAACTGGCGGAAGTCGTCCCACTCGGGCGAGGGCGACGGCAACGAGTGCGTGGAAATCGCCATCACCCCCACCCTCATAGCCGTCCGCGACTCCAAAACCCCGGCCAGGGCCCCCCTCACCTTCCCGGCCGGAGCCTTCGCCCCCTTCGTCGACGCCCTCAAAGGCGTCGACTACTCCACCGTCACCGACTTCGCCAAGTTGCGCGGCTGA
- a CDS encoding DUF397 domain-containing protein translates to MDNWRKSSYSGPDDGNDCVEIANSRSQVAVRDSKAPAKAALTFPTETFLAFVNALKNA, encoded by the coding sequence ATGGACAACTGGCGGAAGTCGTCCTACTCAGGCCCCGATGACGGCAACGACTGCGTAGAGATCGCGAACTCGCGCTCCCAAGTCGCCGTCCGCGACTCAAAAGCTCCTGCCAAAGCCGCCCTCACCTTCCCGACCGAGACCTTCCTCGCCTTCGTCAACGCCCTGAAGAACGCATGA
- a CDS encoding helix-turn-helix domain-containing protein, protein MTTRREPTARQMRLAVELRRLREAAGLSGRQAAALLGVSPVQLSHIESGLTGVSEERLRRLASHYACTDTDFIDALVAMATDRTRGWWEEYRGRLPASFLDLSELDHHSSFRRDVAILYVPGPLQTEAYARGVFSSRVPELTQEEIELRIQHRMARQNFTFPYELVIHEAALRIRVGDRAATRAQLAQLLELSDADRVTVRAIPFDLDGFGTAANTMTYLGGPVPKLDTVVRDVPHGSAFIDSEAQLRAFRTRFRKMEAVSLGSERSRNFIHQLAKEL, encoded by the coding sequence ATGACAACCAGGCGCGAACCAACGGCACGCCAGATGCGCCTGGCGGTCGAACTGCGCAGACTCCGCGAGGCGGCGGGCCTCAGCGGTCGCCAAGCAGCAGCCCTGCTGGGAGTGAGCCCCGTCCAGCTCAGCCACATCGAGTCCGGCCTCACGGGCGTGAGCGAGGAACGCCTGCGACGACTGGCGTCCCACTACGCATGCACGGACACGGATTTCATCGACGCCCTGGTCGCGATGGCCACGGACCGGACACGCGGCTGGTGGGAGGAGTACAGGGGCCGGCTTCCAGCCTCTTTCCTGGATCTGTCCGAGCTGGATCACCACAGCTCGTTCCGGCGCGACGTGGCAATCCTGTACGTGCCGGGCCCGCTGCAGACCGAGGCCTACGCCCGCGGCGTCTTTTCCTCAAGAGTCCCCGAACTCACCCAGGAAGAGATCGAGTTGCGGATCCAGCACCGCATGGCACGTCAGAACTTCACCTTCCCGTACGAGCTGGTGATCCACGAGGCAGCCCTGCGCATCAGGGTCGGCGACCGCGCCGCCACCCGGGCACAACTCGCCCAGCTCCTGGAGCTCTCCGACGCGGACCGCGTCACAGTGCGCGCCATCCCCTTCGACCTGGACGGCTTCGGCACGGCCGCCAACACCATGACGTATCTGGGTGGCCCTGTACCCAAGTTGGACACTGTGGTGCGCGATGTTCCGCACGGCTCGGCCTTCATCGATTCCGAGGCTCAACTCAGAGCCTTTCGCACGCGCTTCCGTAAAATGGAAGCCGTATCGCTGGGCTCCGAGCGGTCACGTAACTTCATCCATCAACTCGCGAAAGAGCTGTGA
- a CDS encoding ATP-binding protein has protein sequence MPEIETDVPWEYSLYIPNDLRAVTVSRRTLRLILTMHGLIRHVDVAELLAAELVGNAVRHTKGPAALRVRWSAGVLRIGAWDADPGPPEPPCSAGDLLDLAEEGRGLALVKSCADTWGWHPLTSGGNGGKYVWCELASTA, from the coding sequence ATGCCTGAAATCGAGACCGACGTGCCCTGGGAGTACTCCCTCTACATCCCCAACGACCTGCGAGCGGTCACGGTCAGCCGCCGTACCCTCCGCCTGATCCTGACCATGCACGGCCTGATCCGCCACGTCGACGTCGCTGAACTCCTCGCCGCCGAGCTGGTCGGCAACGCCGTACGGCACACCAAAGGGCCCGCCGCCCTCCGCGTGCGCTGGTCGGCCGGCGTGCTGCGGATCGGCGCCTGGGACGCGGACCCCGGCCCGCCGGAACCGCCCTGCTCGGCGGGCGACCTGCTGGACCTGGCGGAGGAGGGCCGCGGCCTGGCCCTGGTCAAGTCCTGTGCCGACACGTGGGGCTGGCACCCCCTGACGAGCGGCGGCAACGGCGGCAAGTACGTGTGGTGCGAACTGGCCTCGACGGCGTGA
- a CDS encoding holo-ACP synthase — MSIIGVGIDVAEIERFAVSLERTPGMAERLFLESELLLGSGQRRGVASLAARFAAKEALAKALGAPGGLRWTDAEVYVEASGQPRLRVTGTVAARAAELGVKSWHVSLSHDAGVASAVVIAEG, encoded by the coding sequence ATGAGCATCATCGGGGTCGGTATTGATGTGGCCGAGATCGAGCGGTTCGCGGTGTCGCTGGAGCGAACGCCGGGGATGGCCGAGCGGCTGTTCCTGGAGAGTGAGTTGCTGCTGGGCAGTGGGCAGCGGCGGGGGGTTGCCTCCCTTGCCGCCCGCTTCGCCGCGAAGGAGGCGCTGGCCAAGGCGCTGGGGGCGCCGGGGGGGCTTCGGTGGACCGATGCCGAGGTGTATGTGGAGGCCAGCGGTCAGCCCCGGCTGAGGGTGACCGGGACCGTGGCTGCGCGGGCGGCGGAGTTGGGGGTCAAGTCCTGGCACGTTTCGCTCAGCCATGACGCGGGCGTGGCGTCGGCCGTGGTGATCGCCGAGGGGTGA
- a CDS encoding NAD(P)H-hydrate dehydratase produces MRTAYSVETVRAAEQELMARLPDGALMQRAVAGLTAACAELLGRVYGRRVVLLVGSGDNGGDALYAGARLAKRGAGVVAVLLAPDRAHPGGLAALRRAGGRVVKGVEAAEEPLRRADLVVDGIVGIGGKGGLRPDAAPLLDVLGEIRAVVVAVDLPSGVEADTGEVRGAAVRADLTVTFGTHKPGLLVDPARAYAGSVRLVDIGLALPGEPELEALQHADVAALLPVPGAESDKYRRGVVGIAAGSARYPGAAVLAVSGALRAGAGAVRYVGPAGDAVIARFPETLVSTGSPEQAGRVQAWVVGPGAGDDGDVVAAVLKADVPVLVDADGLRLADRDAVRARRAPTLLTPHAGEVAALLGVPREEVESARLASVRELAERYGATVLLKGSTTLVASPGGGPVRVNSTGTGWLATAGSGDVLSGLTGSLLAAGLDALDAGSVGAYLHGLAGRLAADGAPVGAHDVAEAVREAWRDVAH; encoded by the coding sequence ATGCGTACTGCTTACAGCGTGGAGACGGTCAGGGCCGCCGAGCAGGAGCTGATGGCTCGGCTGCCGGACGGGGCACTGATGCAGCGGGCCGTGGCCGGGCTCACGGCCGCCTGCGCCGAGTTGCTGGGGCGGGTCTACGGCCGGCGCGTCGTGCTGCTCGTCGGCAGCGGGGACAACGGGGGCGACGCCCTCTACGCAGGCGCCCGGCTCGCGAAGCGCGGCGCCGGAGTCGTCGCCGTCCTGCTCGCCCCCGACCGCGCCCATCCCGGCGGCCTCGCCGCCCTCCGTCGCGCCGGCGGGAGAGTGGTGAAGGGGGTCGAGGCCGCGGAAGAGCCGCTGCGGCGCGCCGATCTCGTCGTGGACGGCATCGTCGGGATCGGCGGCAAGGGCGGCCTGCGCCCCGACGCCGCCCCGCTCCTCGACGTGCTGGGCGAGATCCGCGCCGTCGTCGTCGCCGTCGACCTGCCCAGCGGCGTCGAGGCCGACACCGGCGAGGTCCGCGGAGCAGCCGTACGCGCCGATCTGACCGTCACCTTCGGGACCCACAAGCCGGGACTCCTCGTGGATCCCGCGAGGGCGTACGCCGGGTCCGTGCGACTCGTCGACATCGGGCTCGCGCTCCCCGGCGAGCCCGAGCTCGAAGCGCTCCAGCACGCCGACGTCGCCGCCCTGCTGCCCGTACCCGGCGCCGAGAGCGACAAGTACCGGCGCGGGGTCGTGGGCATCGCCGCCGGATCCGCCCGCTATCCGGGCGCGGCCGTGCTCGCCGTCTCCGGTGCCCTGCGGGCCGGTGCCGGCGCCGTACGGTACGTCGGGCCCGCCGGCGACGCCGTCATCGCACGGTTCCCCGAGACCCTCGTGTCCACCGGCTCGCCGGAGCAGGCCGGGCGCGTACAGGCGTGGGTCGTCGGCCCCGGCGCCGGTGACGACGGCGACGTCGTCGCGGCCGTGCTCAAGGCGGACGTGCCCGTCCTCGTCGACGCCGACGGGCTGCGGCTCGCCGACCGGGACGCCGTACGGGCCCGCCGCGCGCCCACCCTGCTCACCCCGCACGCCGGAGAGGTCGCCGCGCTGCTCGGCGTCCCCCGCGAGGAGGTCGAGAGCGCCCGGCTGGCTTCCGTACGAGAGCTTGCCGAGCGGTACGGAGCCACCGTGCTGCTGAAGGGGTCCACGACCCTCGTCGCCTCCCCGGGCGGTGGACCCGTGCGGGTGAACTCCACCGGGACCGGCTGGCTCGCCACCGCCGGCAGCGGTGACGTGCTGTCCGGGCTGACCGGGTCGCTGCTCGCCGCCGGGCTCGACGCACTGGACGCCGGCAGCGTGGGCGCGTACCTGCACGGGCTGGCCGGGCGCCTCGCCGCGGACGGCGCGCCCGTGGGGGCGCACGACGTGGCCGAGGCGGTGCGCGAGGCCTGGCGGGACGTCGCGCACTGA